TGGCACAAGCATGTTGCCAGGTTGTACATCGTCAAGATCACTGGCCATGTGCTGTGAGTGCTGGTCCTTTCACCGAACGGATTTATTCCATTTGTACTTAGAGAAAATCGAACATTTCTTGGATCGTTTCCAAATTGTGGATACCGCTCATCGAACTTATTCCACTGACGAGCATCGGATGGATGTCAAAGCTTTTCATTGCCCTTCCTGCGCTTATCTGAGTCCCACCATCGCATCAGTTCAACGTCCTTTGGGTTTGAGAAGAAACACCTAAGGCGATTGGCAACAGGGAAGTACCACATGACCAAGGTAGGAATTCTACTCTGCTTCTCAGAAATGCCTAAAGTAGTATCTTCTGGCTCAACAGTGGCAATACTATTCCTTgcacccttcctcttccttttattCCTATCGATTGGACCTTGCTTGTCGTCATCACAATAACTAGAATTATTTTTATACCGACTTGCGGAACATACAGGACATTTGTCCAAGCCTTTGAAAGTATCCCCGCGGTACAAGATACAATGGTTTGGACATGCATGAATTCTTTCCACACCCATCGAGAATGGACCGACAGGCTTCTTTGCTCGATATGTTTTGGCAGGCACTTTATTTGTCTTTGGAAGCAACCAAGCCAAGATACACaacagatcattgaaactacCGTCGGACCAGCCGTGCTTAGCCTTTAGAATCAACAACTAAAGTATGAAATGAAGCACGACCTAGTGTTTTGGACATCCCTTTGAACGCTCGTACACATCCTCCTTCGCTGATTTCTTCACCATCTCGAAGTTTCTTAATGCCTTTGCACTACCAACCAATAGTTTTGCTTTCGTGTAACGCAACAACTGGCTCAGGAAATCACTGTCATCAAGTTCGTCATCACCACTACTATCATAACCACCAttgtcaccaccaccaccatctccaCCCTTGTCAACACCATCATCTCCATcggagccaccaccaccatcatcgcCGCTACCCTCATCAaaacaatcataagcatcaaatATTCTATCAAACTCGACATCTTCCATGATTTCGTCGACCGGATTCTGAGGGGGTGCTTTCTCACCATGATATGTCCAGATCATGTAGTCTTCAATGAAACCTCGAACCATCAGATGCGATCTTATTGTATTGTCTCCCCGAATACTCTCATGTTCTTGCAGGTTTTGCATGGACAAGCCACCATCTTTGCCTTCTGAACCATTAATGAATTTGTTAAGTTCTTCATAGAAATATGCATCCGTTCTTCGTGCTTAGTACATCCATGTCCTATCCATCTCTCTgaacagaaaaaaaattacACCATATAAAACcaccatatatatataataattacacacatgtagtatttcctaataaacaaataaaaatttaaaaatattggaaaaaataaaaaataattattcatcatccatgtcaacttATTTTGTTCCACAAAATCttggaaaaaatgaaaattatatCAAGCATGGgtcaatataaaaaaaaatcaaatcttcttctctctcctccacggaTATCTAGGAAATTCATCATTCATGAATGAGGCTAAAATATCAAAGTTAAGTACAAATGATTAGATAATTTTGTTCTCCTACCTAAATAACCTAACTTCATCCAAAAGTTTGAGGTAAATGGAGCTCCAAATGGCTAATCCGATCTATCTAGAGGTACATGGAACTCCATTTGAGTCTAAAACCTATGCAATAAGCTTCAAAAAGACAAGGAATCCTAtaagctccaactccaaggaaACAAAGTTGAAAACCTTCCCCCACCATTTTCGCTTTTTTCGATTttcaggcagcacctccccctAGCAGTGACTATGgtatcaggaggaggaggaagtccAGCTGACTGTTTTGCCGCCCATTTCCAGGGGCAGGTCATCTCGTGGCCTGCCCATGGAGAACCATTTGTGTCACCCGCCCCTACAAATGGGGGCTATTTCTAGGGGTGGGTGATGCTGTCACCCGCCCTGGAAAGATCATGGAAATTGCCTCCATTTGTAGGGGCAGGTGACGCCATCACTCGCTCCTGCAAATGGTTCTCCATGGGCGTGCCACATGCTGCAGTATCGCCTCCCCTATAAATCATTTTTTAGTAGTGTATGCTCTTCCATCTCTGTACAACTTGGATTTAGGACTGCATTATCTATGTTAAACAATCTGTGTGAAAGCCCCCCATCCGAAATGAACGCGACGCGAGGCGTGGCATGCATAGTCGAGGTCTTCACAAAGCGTCCACGGCCTACCGAGCTCGGCATTGGTAAAATATTCGGGGTGGACGGGGCCGTTGAGCTGCATCCATGCAGTGGTTGGGTTGTGGTCGCTGGCCCTCCGTCCGTCGCCCCGTTCCCGTTCCTCCCGACCCCGTCGCGGGCGTCGTCGGGCGCACACCACGTCTGCCCACCGCTTCTCACCTTCCGGCGCCCTCCCTCTCACAGGCGCCCCACCCGCCAGTCACAGCTACCGCGCAGCTGCCCCCACCTATTTATCTATCCCACGCCCCGCCCCTTATCACGTGATCTCGCCGTCGGCGCTGTGCGCGCCACGACACGCCGCGTAGTACCAAGTCGATGGAAAACCCACTGCATGGCAGCGGCCAGCAACCGAGCCCACAGCTGCCTGGGTACCTCGCCTCGCCGGTTGCCGCCGCGCCACAACAGGCGTGCACCAATCCGATTGCTCCGGGCCTCGGGGCGATGAGCTGcccaccgccggcggccgcggtggacTGGGCGTCGCTGCTTCTCCCGTGCGCGCCGGGGTCGTTGCACGTTGGGACGACGATGCCGCagcaggcggtggcgggcgcgggcgcgggcgcgggtgaggttgagagcggcggcggcggcgctgtggtGGTGGCTGGGGGTTGTGGGGGTAGCAGTAGTAGCACGTCTGGAGATGGCGACAAGGCAACGAGAGCTGGTGGTGGGaagggcggcgggagggggaggaagaaggcaaGCCAGCCGCGGTTCGCGTTCCAGACGCGGAGCGAGAACGACATCCTCGACGACGGCTACCGGTGGAGGAAGTACGGCCAGAAGGCCGTCAAGAACAGCGCGTATCCCAGGTTTCCATTCGTCTCTACATGCTTAAATTTCTGTAACAGTCAATATATCATGCATGCATTCGTATCTAATAATGTGCACTTCAAATTTATCACTTGTTTGTttaatttctaatattttttttgccaatGCATGCGCATGCAGGAGCTACTACCGGTGCACGCACCACACGTGCAACGTGAAGAAGCAGGTGCAGCGGCTGGCCAAGGACACGGGCATCGTGGTGACCACGTACGAGGGCGTGCACAACCACCCGTGCGAGAAGCTCATGGAAGCTCTCAGCCCCATCCTCAAGCAGCTCCAGCTCCTCTCGCAGCTCCAGTGCAGCACTAATCAGCTCATCTGAGCACTGTTGTAACGATCTATACATCTGACACTCACAGCATGCATGGTCAGCGTGAGCTAATGCAAATTTAATTACTGTCCAAAGTGTACAAATTAAACACACTGTCTAGAACGGGAAGAGAAGGAAAATGGCTGTCCTACCTCCCAAATACACAGTTGCTGTTGATCTTATATATTGGTACGGTGTTGTGTACTCATCACaaccggttttaaaacaaaatcaaatgcTACATATAGGTAtgtcaggatcaagtttcatacatatagtgacatcatcagtgaataataataatagtatcacgtaaaggaatataaataaagacttacgagtctatcaaagatatacaacttaatcctagaaacgaaggctccaaacttcacaggcaatcgactgggggttgcgtacgtctatcatcatcttcaataacttcacacaccttcctcttctgagtagtagtaagcaagggtgaatacacttatggttggtactcagcaaggccacaagaaataaccagaataacgattaagtccatcttcaagtttattaatcatgtgagggtccaggccgctcttgactatgcgcacggctgatatatcagtttacagtctgcagaggttgtatactttcaccacaagtcgcgtaaaagttcaaaagaactttggagccaaccatgctgtgcaaaagtaggcacttatcacactaccgaggtgtgattgtACAGGGACGCTacaaggcctttacaaagattccctagtaagtgctaacccgctaaggtttcagatcgaagcagagcataaactTCTCTTAAGACTGCGAAGCTAGCATAGAGAATATCAGCCTGAGGGCCgggctataccccatcaacacctcccctcttgcccttctgtaagattaccccagattAGAGTctttaattaattagccaagaccagagccatgtagtccttgtggttgcactgttttcctggggtggttctccatattccaattaatgcatggtattcttgtaaataagcatagatagaaggatggttagggacacttgcctttctccaatgaaaagttactcttactgctcttcagctcttgccctcttgaaactcttaatcttcaaagctttcgaatGTCAATctttctactcgaagcaaacatcaGCAAAAGCATACAAAataaacaaacaagtacaactaagaacaatacaccaatcaaagaaaagctttaaaagaacgtACGAAAAGATAGGGCTCGATTCAAGGATCACGAAGGCGCATGAAACACTAAGAACGATGGTACCGTTGAAATTTACATCTATCGGAGAAACTTTTTGTAAAGGAAAAGACAAAAGCTATatgctgcatttatttttaattaGAAAACATATGTAAAtgatacttttagaaaatatcCTAAGTGAGAGTTaattcaaattatatttgtatctgaaaataaaatgtaaaacctagtcaacttttatttatataaataaatatccATGTATAAATTATGCCATTTCAACATTTAACTTTGAAAAAAATAGACTATATGCAATAACATCTAATCATTATCTTTATATGTCGTGTTGAACTAGACAAGTTATAATTAGAAACTCATTCATGTTGATATTAATCATATTAACACTTGTTTAAAGAAAACCGATGTATaaacctaattagcttttaattagaaaagttgaGTAAATAAGTATTAATCAGAATTAATACCATATTTATTATCAAAAATACGAAACATGGCGAAACAATCGTTGCTAAACTATAGCTTATGATTAGAAGATTAACCCAACAAGAACCGACTAAAACAAAATTTTGGTTGAGAAGATACACTATCAAAAGATTTGAGTTCATAAAACAAAAGAACTAGGTGCTTCATACATTTTAAATTTAGAAATTAATGTAGatgatatttcagagaaatatcctatATTAGAATTAACTCATATTATATTTTTACTTTGAAAATATGAAGTAAAGCTTAGTCTAATTTTAGTTACAAATGTTTATTTACAATTTATACCACTTTGaatcatttaatttggaaaaaaataacCTTTGTGGGAACATCTAAGCACATAACTTTATGATTTGTGTTGAACTAACCAATTTACAATATGAAAACACATTTTTATGTATATACAACCAACTTAATATTTAAATATGAAAACACACTTTTATGTATATACAACCAACTTAATATTTAATTAataaaactcgagatataacttatgtaacttttatttagaaagaaAATTGAATAAACATAAATGCATTGAACATTATTATGAAAAACCGAAGTGTAGCTCTAATTAGATTTATTAAAGAACAAGCTTGATAGGTATTTAATGAAATTAACCTTTAATTATGAAAGCGAGGTATAAAcctaattagattttatttataaaactcaATTAAATAGGATTAGTCAAACTAATATTAACTATGAAAACCGATATGTATACCCTAATTAAGTTTTATTAAGAAAAGGCATTCAactaaacattaatcaaattaattttaaaataaattctTAAAATGCACATTAAGGTAAACACAAGCGCGTAGTCTATGTTGAGATGAAACTAACGCCTAAAGAACGAGCTTAAACGGATACAAAACGCGAGATCTATGTTTATCTAAAGGTTCTAGGGATCTATTCGTGATTAACCgtatacttcaggggctagcagAGAAGAAACTCTAGACTTAGTGAATAGTTATGGCAAATAGATGAATCCTCGAGATTAGATCTGCAAAATCGCAGGGGCTGGACAGGATCTAGGGAATCTAAAACTTCCTGGGGGTTATCTGCAAATTCGCCAAGACATAGAAGATCTTGGGAGGAATTACAGAGGTCTTCAGGGGCCAAACCACAAAACTCGGACCTTCACTGGCCATGACGGGCGGCGGATCCTAGTGGCCAAATTGCCGGCGGTTTAGGGGCCGACGGGTTTAGGCGGGCGGTGCATCTTGAAGAGGAGGTCGAGGGGATGTCGTAGATGTGCTCACCATCGGCGGGGATGGATAGAGTCAGTTGGACTTTAGAGGCGAGTGAAGATCAGCGGCGGTGGCTCGGGCTTCATGCGGCGGCAGCGCTCCGGTGATGGAGGGGCGTCCAGGACCGGCGGCGGACCTTCGGCTCGGCGAGGAGATGCTCCGGGTAGTCGCGGACGACGGACGCGGGGAATCGGGCGGCCAGCGGTGGCACACAGCAGACGACGTCTTCGAGCTGCAGTGGCGCTCTGGTTGCCCAAGGGTGACGAGGAGTGACGGCGAGGGTGCGGCTTGTCCCAACGAAGCTTGAGGAGGTAGCAGCCACGCCTAGCGACCAAGGAGGGCAGTAAGCTCGGCTCGGCGTCGGAGGCTTGCGTCGGCGAGCTTGACCGGGCGGTGGCGCAGTGCGGAGGCAGGCGAGGGTGTGGTGGCGGCGCAACAAGACGGCGCGGGGCGAGGGCTCCAGGGTTTTATAGAGGTGTGGGACGATAGGGTGGCAAGGCGTGCACGCTGAGGATGGCCGATGGTAGCGCGGCCGCGCAAGCCATGATGGCTGGTGGCTGGGCCTAGATGGGCTCTAGCTGGGCCAAGCAGGCTAGGCTCGCGGGTGTGGCTCGTCCCAAAAGGGTACTTTTTGTTTATCATTTTCCGAAATTACTTTTTAGTGTGAAAACAAATTCAGAAAATTctagaaaatatttttaaagtACGAAAAATATCTAGAAAATTTTAAAACTTTTA
This sequence is a window from Setaria italica strain Yugu1 chromosome III, Setaria_italica_v2.0, whole genome shotgun sequence. Protein-coding genes within it:
- the LOC101755103 gene encoding probable WRKY transcription factor 56, with amino-acid sequence MENPLHGSGQQPSPQLPGYLASPVAAAPQQACTNPIAPGLGAMSCPPPAAAVDWASLLLPCAPGSLHVGTTMPQQAVAGAGAGAGEVESGGGGAVVVAGGCGGSSSSTSGDGDKATRAGGGKGGGRGRKKASQPRFAFQTRSENDILDDGYRWRKYGQKAVKNSAYPRSYYRCTHHTCNVKKQVQRLAKDTGIVVTTYEGVHNHPCEKLMEALSPILKQLQLLSQLQCSTNQLI